DNA sequence from the Candidatus Zixiibacteriota bacterium genome:
GTCCCACGGCGCTCGACCGGCTTTTAAAGGGTATCGCGGTTTTCCCGCGACCGCCTGCATCTCCATAGATGAGGAGGTCGTACATGGCATCCCCGGCAGGCGAATCCTCACCGAGGGCCAAATTGTCTCGGTTGACCTCGGAGCGATAGTTGACGGTTACTATGGCGACGCCGCCAGGACTTTTCCGGTAGGAGAGATTTCCGCGGAAAAGAGGAAACTTCTGGAGGTCACCCGGCGTTCATTAGAAGCCGGAATTGAGCAGGTGCAACCCGGCAATCGGCTCGGAATCGTTTCGTCGGCTATACAGAAGGTCGCTGAAGCCGCCGGATATTCCGTTGTCAGGGAGTTGACCGGTCATGGTATCGGGAAAACTATGCACGAGGACCCGTTGGTGCCTAATTACGGGTCTCCCGACGAAGGACCGACTCTGGAAAAAGGATTTGTTATTGCTATTGAGCCGATGATAAATATGGGGACCTTTCAGGTGGTTACCAAACCTGACGGCTGGACGATTGTTACCGCCGATGGTCAACCCTCGGCGCATTTTGAGCACACTGTGGCGGTGACCGATAAGGGTCACGACATCTTGACCTTATAGTTAGGGAGTAATGGCAAAAGAAGATACAATACAGGTGGAAGGAAAAGTCCTGGAGCCGCTTCCCAATGCCATGTTCAAGGTAGAACTGGATAACGGTCATGTGGTCCTGGCGCACATTTCGGGAAAAATGAGAATGCACTTTATTAAGATTCTGCCGGGCGATCGGGTTACATTGGAGCTATCTCCGTACGACCTGAACCGCGGCCGAATCATTTATAGATATAAGTAAGAGCGAAAAAGCAAGGTGGTTGACAATGAAAGTCCGTTCATCGGTTAAGAAAAGATGTGAGCACTGCAAGATTATCAAGCGGCACGGTGTTATCCGCGTAATCTGCAGCAAAAACCCCAACCACAAACAGCGTCAGGGATAATTATTATTTTCAGATAGCAGGAGGATAACTTGGCACGCATTGCAGGTGTCGATTTACCGAGAGATAAGCGCATCGAAGTAGGCCTGACTTACATTTATGGAATCGGGAATCCGTCGGCGCGGGAAATTCTGGCGAAGACGGGCATCAATCCCAATACCCGTGTGAATAAACTGACCGAAGAAGAAGTTGCGAAACTTCGCAGTGTTATAGAAAATGACTTTAAAGTAGAAGGCGCTCTGCGTAGCGAGGTATCGATGAATATTAAGCGGCTGATCGATATCGGATGCTATCGCGGGTTGCGTCATCGTCGCGGATTGCCGGTCCGTGGACAGAGAACTAAAACCAATGCGCGCACGCGCAAAGGTCCCCGGAAAACTGTGGCCGGCAAGAAAAAAGCCATAGCTAAGAAGTAACTTTTGATGGAGTCTCAAAGTGGCTGAACAGAAGAAAAAACCGAAAGGCAAAAAGAAACTCGGAAGAATCGATTCTAACGGTATCGCCCACGTCAAGGCGACCTTCAATAATACGCAGGTAGTCATCACCGACCTTCAGGGACACACCGTTTCCTGGGCTTCGGCCGGCAAAGTCGGCTTTAAAGGCTCCAAGAAATCGACTCCCTTTGCGGCGCAGATGGCGGCCAGTTCCAGCGCCAAAGAAGCGATGGATTTAGGCGTGCGGAAGGTCGAAGTCTGGGTCAAAGGACCCGGCGCCGGTAGAGAAGCCGCTATCCGTTCCCTTTCCGCGGCTGGACTCGAAATCACCGCCATCAAGGATGTTACTCCCATACCGCATAATGGCTGTCGTCCTCCCAAA
Encoded proteins:
- the map gene encoding type I methionyl aminopeptidase: SHGARPAFKGYRGFPATACISIDEEVVHGIPGRRILTEGQIVSVDLGAIVDGYYGDAARTFPVGEISAEKRKLLEVTRRSLEAGIEQVQPGNRLGIVSSAIQKVAEAAGYSVVRELTGHGIGKTMHEDPLVPNYGSPDEGPTLEKGFVIAIEPMINMGTFQVVTKPDGWTIVTADGQPSAHFEHTVAVTDKGHDILTL
- the infA gene encoding translation initiation factor IF-1, with the translated sequence MAKEDTIQVEGKVLEPLPNAMFKVELDNGHVVLAHISGKMRMHFIKILPGDRVTLELSPYDLNRGRIIYRYK
- the rpmJ gene encoding 50S ribosomal protein L36; translated protein: MKVRSSVKKRCEHCKIIKRHGVIRVICSKNPNHKQRQG
- the rpsM gene encoding 30S ribosomal protein S13: MARIAGVDLPRDKRIEVGLTYIYGIGNPSAREILAKTGINPNTRVNKLTEEEVAKLRSVIENDFKVEGALRSEVSMNIKRLIDIGCYRGLRHRRGLPVRGQRTKTNARTRKGPRKTVAGKKKAIAKK
- the rpsK gene encoding 30S ribosomal protein S11 gives rise to the protein MAEQKKKPKGKKKLGRIDSNGIAHVKATFNNTQVVITDLQGHTVSWASAGKVGFKGSKKSTPFAAQMAASSSAKEAMDLGVRKVEVWVKGPGAGREAAIRSLSAAGLEITAIKDVTPIPHNGCRPPKRRRV